From a region of the Takifugu flavidus isolate HTHZ2018 chromosome 18, ASM371156v2, whole genome shotgun sequence genome:
- the rundc3aa gene encoding RUN domain-containing protein 3A — protein MESGCIQTAMAMGLTSKKASARSVGVERKNLITVCRFSVKTLLEKYTAEPIDDSSEEFINFAAILEHILSHRFKGSGSWFSSDGQRSFWEYIRLACGKVQNNCIASIENIENISTSRAKGRAWIRVALMEKRLSEYISTALRDTRTTRRFYDDGAILLREEATVLTGMLIGLSAIDFSFCLKGEALDGKSPAVIDYTPYLKFTQSYDYLSDEDDRHSVDSSNSEESIPEHPYIPLVTDEESWSNKCRKMEQRFKIVYAQKGYLEELVRLRESQLKNVETDNKCLRTKVEELTVQSQQEKKELEAVVLELQAQLSALIPCDSSHLSKELSIPLVNEWSAIANNQGEVKLFRRRSFHSFEQFSAELSLNSDSQKTDGRPNGDAAWTSAGKDNTPSMLGLCGSLASLPSSKSLASLKSSECLVNISTEPSPALSPS, from the exons ATGGAGTCGGGTTGCATTCAGACAGCGATGGCTATGGGTCTGACATCGAAGAAGGCTTCTGCCCGGAGCGTCGGCGTGGAGCGCAAAAACCTCATCACGGTCTGCAG ATTCTCCGTCAAAACCCTCCTGGAAAAGTACACGGCAGAGCCCATAGACGACTCGTCCGAAGAGTTCATTAACTTTGCCGCCATTTTAGAGCACATCCTCAGCCACCGCTTTAAAG GATCGGGAAGCTGGTTCAGCTCGGATGGGCAGCGCAGCTTCTGGGAATACATCCGGCTGGCGTGCGGCAAAGTGCAGAACAACTGCATCGCCAGCATCGAGAACATCGAGAACATCAGCACGTCTCGAGccaag GGGCGCGCTTGGATTCGCGTGGCGCTGATGGAGAAACGTCTGTCTGAGTACATTTCCACCGCGCTGAGGGACACCAGGACAACGAG GAGGTTCTACGATGACGGAGCGATCCTGCTGCGAGAGGAGGCGACGGTCCTGACGGGCATGCTCATCGGACTGAGCGCCATCGACTTCAG TTTTTGTCTGAAGGGGGAGGCTCTGGATGGGAAATCCCCCGCTGTGATCGACTACACGCCCTACTTGAAGTTCACTCAGAG TTATGATTACCTGAGTGATGAGGACGACCGGCACAGTGTGGACAGCAGCAACAGCGAGGAGAGCATCCCAGAGCACCCCTACATCCCCCTGGTGACGGACGAGGAGAGCTGGAGCAACAAATGCCGCAAAATGGAGCAGAGGTTCAAGATCGTCTACGCCCAAAAG GgttacctggaggagctggtccGCCTGCGGGAGTCGCAGCTGAAGAACGTGGAGACGGACAACAAGTGTCTGAGAACCAAAGTGGAGGAGCTGACGGTCCAGAGCCaacaggagaagaaggagctggaggctgtTGTGCTGGAGCTCCAGGCCCAGCT ATCTGCCCTCATACCCTGTGATTCGTCGCATCTCTCTAAAGAGCTCTCCATCCCGCTGGTCAACGAGTGGTCCGCCATCGCCAACAACCAGGGAGAGGTCAAGTTGTTCCGCAG GAGGAGCTTCCACAGCTTTGAGCAATTTTCGGCAGAACTAAGCCTGAACTCTGACTCCCAGAAGACGGACGGGAGGCCGAACGGAGACGCTGCCTGGACTTCAGCAG GAAAGGACAACACCCCGTCCATGCTGGGCCTGTGCGGCTCTCTGGCCTCGTTGCCCAGCTCCAAGTCCTTGGCCAGCCTCAAATCCAGCGAGTGCTTAGTCAACATCAGCACCGAACCCAGCCCCGCGCTCTCTCCCAGCTAG
- the zwi gene encoding zwilling encodes MGNTSITEGKTALAVGSTSIARGKTTVSLGNSSIFRGVTTTSMGDSTIQRQKTTVALGRASFSRGTTTTSFRKALMPKRRNT; translated from the coding sequence ATGGGCAACACCAGCATCACCGAGGGCAAGACTGCCCTGGCAGTGGGCAGCACCTCCATCGCCAGGGGGAAAACCACTGTCTCTTTAGGCAACTCCTCCATCTTCAGGGGAGTGACCACCACCTCCATGGGCGACTCCACCATCCAGAGGCAAAAGACGACTGTGGCTCTGGGACGGGCCAGCTTCAGCCGGGGAACCACCACCACATCGTTCCGCAAAGCCTTGATGCCCAAGCGCAGGAACACCTAG